The Desulfovulcanus ferrireducens genomic sequence GCGCATCCTGGAGGAAGATTAAGCAAATTAGGCACTGAGCCGCGAATAGGAATCAGTTCCTTGTCCTTATCAATCCTGGGAAGAGAATCAAGCAACCCTTGCGTATAGGGATGCAAAGGATCCTTAAAGAGTTCTTTTACCGGACTTTGCTCAACGATTTTTCCTGCATACATTACGTTCACGCGCTGGCATGTGCTGGCTACAAGACCCAGGTCGTGCGTAATTAAAACGGTAGCCGTATTATTGGTCTTTTGCATTTTTTGCAAGAGATTCAGTATCTGGGCCTGGATGGTTACATCCAAAGCAGTTGTTGGTTCGTCGGCCAAAATTATTTTCGGGGAGCAGGAGAGCGCCATGGCAATGACGATTCTCTGGCGCATCCCTCCACTTAGTTGATGGGGAAAATCAAAAAATCTCCTTTCCGGGTCAGGAATGCCCACCTCCTGCATCAATTTTAGAGCCTTTTCTTTGGCTTGGTTCCTGGATAATCCCTGGTGGTATATCAAGGGTTCGCAGAGCTGTTCGCCTATGCGTAAAACCGGGTTTAGTGCGGTCATGGGCTCCTGGAAAATCATGGAGATTTTATTTCCCCGTATTTTTTGCATTTGTTTTTCGCTTAAAAGAAGCAGGTCCTGGCCATTAAATTCAATCTTGCCGTGGACAATTTTGCCAGGAGGCGTTGGCACAAGCCTTAAAATTGACAAGGCAAGCATGCTCTTGCCACAGCCGGATTCTCCTACTAAAGCCAGGGTCTCACCTGGATTCAGGGTGAGAGAGACATCATCTACTGCTTTTGCTATGCCCTGAGATAAGAAAAAATAGGTTTTTAGATTCTTTATTTGCAGCATTTTTTGGTTCGACGTTTGACGTTATTTTGTTAAACTTTCTTAATTCAACATTAAAAATTAAATATTCAACATTAATATATGGGAGTAACACATGCATAAAAATATAGCCATTATCGGCGGTGGGTTGGCCGGATGTGAACTTGCCTGGCAACTTGCCAGATTTGATATCCCCTGTACCATTTTTGAGATGAAGCCGCAAAAATTTTCTCCGGCCCACAAAAGCCCCCTTCTGGCCGAGCTGGTTTGTTCAAATTCTCTGCGATCAGAGGAGCTAACCACGGGCATTGGGCTTTTAAAACATGAGATGGAGCAGTTAAATAGTATTACGCTTCAGGCTGCAAGAGCATGCAGGGTTCCGGCCGGCAAGGCATTGGCCGTGGATAGGGAAAAGTTTTCTGCCTTTATTACCAATGCGATTCAGACCAGAGAAAGTATTCAGGTTAGGATTAAGGAAATTCAAAGCCTGGATGATCCGGAGCTTAAAGAGTACGACTACATAATTATTGCTGCCGGGCCTTTAATCAGTGATCCTTTGGCTGAGGAATTAAGTAAAATAACAGGGGAGGATGGCAAAAATCTTTATTTTTATGACGCCATAGCACCTATTGTGAGCGCGGATTCCATAAACATGGAAAAGGTCTTTTGGGGTGCGCGGTATGCGCCGGACGATAAAGATTATTTGAATTGTCCTTTAACCAAGGAGGAATACTTCCGGTTTTATAAAGAGCTTGTGTCCGCAAAAACTGTTGCGGCCAAGGATTTTGAGCGGGAAATTCATTTTGAGGGCTGTTTGCCTGTCGAGGCCATGGCAGCGCGAGGGGAAATGACTCTGGCTTATGGTCCGCTAAAACCAGTGGGGCTTATTGACCCGCGTACCGGAAAACAGCCTTTTGCCGTGGTCCAGCTAAGGGCTGAAAACCTGGACAAGACTGCCTTTAACCTGGTTGGCTTTCAGACAAAACTCACCTATCCGGAGCAAAAAAGGGTCTTCAGGCTCATTCCGGGCTTAGAGGAGGCAGAGTTTTTGCGCCTTGGGAGCATGCACAGGAATACTTATGTTAATGCACCCAAGGTTTTGACTCCGGAGCTTATGCTTAAAAAAAGGCCAAATGTATTTTTGGCCGGACAGATTACCGGGGTTGAAGGATATCTGGAATCCGCGGCTTGTGGATTGTACCTGGGGCTTCATCTGGCCTTTAAACTTCGCGGGAAAGTATTGCCTGCGCTCCCAAAAGAAACTGCTCTGGGCGCTTTGATGAACCATCTCAGGACGCCGGCAAAAAAATTTCAGCCCTCCAATATCCACTTTGGGCTGTTTCCAGCTTTAAATGTCAGGGCCAAAAAGGCCAAGAGAAAAGAGCTCCATGCCAGGAGAGCACAGGAAAAATTTTCGCAGTGGCTTGAGGAAGTGAGATAGAGACAATCTCATGTCTCTGCCTACGGCGCAGCAAATTCGACTTTTGGCAGTCTCAAATGTGTTGGCATCTTTATCTCTCTTCATATCCCATGGAAGGGAATTTGTCCACATGAACCGTTCGGCCGTCTTTAACCCATGTATGAGAAGGTTGGGAGGCATATCCAGTATCTGCACCTGTCGGAAAAAGTTTAATGCTTTTTTAACCGCAGACCCACGCAGACTAACGCAGACATTCTTGTTCGGCAGACTTTGCCGAACAAAAACCTGACGGCCTTACAGGCTGTGGTTAAGCTTAGTAACTATTACCTTCCAGGTGTGCTGATAGCCGTAGCCGATACAATAAGAGCCGAAATTCAAATATCCTTCCCGGCCTGGAAGGCTGGGACAGCAGCGCGACCGACAAGTCGCCGGGAGCACTTGTCTGGGTCCAACTGCGGTTAAAATATAAGCTTTCATAAATAGCAAGTGCAGATATCGGATGCACCCTCTTCGTACTCCTCTCCCCTTACAAAAATCTTCTTCTCCAAGGAAACATATTTTTTTACAGTCAAAAACGGTCAGGTATCCAGCACTTGTCACATTTATCAATACTGCTCCATGTTTGCTCAGGCCTTTCTGAACGGCTGTCTTCATCTTTTTATGCAATATTTTTAACTCAATAACTATTTTTTGAGCTATTCTTTCAAAGTCCT encodes the following:
- a CDS encoding ABC transporter ATP-binding protein, producing the protein MLQIKNLKTYFFLSQGIAKAVDDVSLTLNPGETLALVGESGCGKSMLALSILRLVPTPPGKIVHGKIEFNGQDLLLLSEKQMQKIRGNKISMIFQEPMTALNPVLRIGEQLCEPLIYHQGLSRNQAKEKALKLMQEVGIPDPERRFFDFPHQLSGGMRQRIVIAMALSCSPKIILADEPTTALDVTIQAQILNLLQKMQKTNNTATVLITHDLGLVASTCQRVNVMYAGKIVEQSPVKELFKDPLHPYTQGLLDSLPRIDKDKELIPIRGSVPNLLNLPPGCAFHPRCKFKKTICQQKEPPLLSHSQTRKVKCWLY
- the trmFO gene encoding methylenetetrahydrofolate--tRNA-(uracil(54)-C(5))-methyltransferase (FADH(2)-oxidizing) TrmFO encodes the protein MHKNIAIIGGGLAGCELAWQLARFDIPCTIFEMKPQKFSPAHKSPLLAELVCSNSLRSEELTTGIGLLKHEMEQLNSITLQAARACRVPAGKALAVDREKFSAFITNAIQTRESIQVRIKEIQSLDDPELKEYDYIIIAAGPLISDPLAEELSKITGEDGKNLYFYDAIAPIVSADSINMEKVFWGARYAPDDKDYLNCPLTKEEYFRFYKELVSAKTVAAKDFEREIHFEGCLPVEAMAARGEMTLAYGPLKPVGLIDPRTGKQPFAVVQLRAENLDKTAFNLVGFQTKLTYPEQKRVFRLIPGLEEAEFLRLGSMHRNTYVNAPKVLTPELMLKKRPNVFLAGQITGVEGYLESAACGLYLGLHLAFKLRGKVLPALPKETALGALMNHLRTPAKKFQPSNIHFGLFPALNVRAKKAKRKELHARRAQEKFSQWLEEVR